Sequence from the Procambarus clarkii isolate CNS0578487 chromosome 2, FALCON_Pclarkii_2.0, whole genome shotgun sequence genome:
CCCACTACCTGCTGGATTCGCTGCAAGCGAGTTACAGAGTGAACGACCCAAGTGAGGAGGCTCTGGTATGGCTGATGGAGAGTCAAGACCGTCTTGGCCCTCATCCATCACCTCAAGTATTGGATCCTTAGGGTTTTGCTCCCGCCATCTTTGTGTATTTAACCAGTAATATTTCAGATTCTGGCGCCCAGCGTGGTGCTAGGCTGTGTGGTAGAATTGGTCATTATACATCTGACGCTCAAGGTCAACTGAGTGTTTATGAAAGGAAAATCTCACCTCTGGCTTACTAACGTGGGGCTAAGTAACTTAGACAGTAACAGTACAGCTCCATAGCCGGATGCATATTCTTACACTGACCTCAGGCTGGGCTCGTCCAGGCGGCGGCCTACCCTTTAGGACACATTCATCAAATTAAATATGCTGCTTGTTTATAAtttgggttttctcaaatttaacAAAATATTATTTCATACTAGAATGTGATGAATAGTTAGGAATAATTTAGTTTAGATTAGATGGTTAGGCTGTGTAGGTCATTACTGGTATTTACAGTACGTGAATGAAACCCTTAGAGGTGCCATTCGAGCAACCGTCGTGAACGAAGCACTGCTCGAGAAAAATACACGCGTCAACAATTGAGAGTCCTGTGTAATGTGTTTTTcaattcataaacagggagttcggtgactggattaacgagcatttggcccttGTTGACGAGGATGGGCTGTATGTACACAGAGTGGGGCCTCTCTGCTTGTTGGTAAATATTCACTGAGATTACATTAGTAGCGAACCTGCTAGTTAAGGTATTGTAGTGTCCTTAATAATCATTCTGCGGTTAAGAGTTCATCGTCCGCTCCAGAGTTAGCGACAATTGGTTGTTGTTATTAAACCGAAAACTTGACGATATATAAACTCCCACTGGGTGGAACATAATTAGAATATATACTCTCAAGTCTTTGTCTCTTACAAATGttgcaaataaactgaaaatataaCCAATAAAAGTAAGCAGAAGTTTCAGGAAAAGTCTTCAGTTTGAGTCACCTCTTCATTATTTTCTCCCGAGTCTCACCAAAACTTCACAGAGTTAAGTCCACAAAAGACTTTTTCAATTTGAGGTCCACAGGAccatttctctctcactctcccgaaAAACTTCAGTTCATTTATCACAAGTTTCCGTTATATAAAAATGCAACACTCATGTCCTGGATTGCTGACAGGGAGAGTACAGCATTATTTCTATCTATGGAATAGAAATTCTATTTTTGTCTGTCCCAAGTTGTAGGCCAGAGGCTAGGAGTCTATCCTCCTACTAGCCTTACACAACTTTCGTAGATGATGCGTGTTGAGGATGTGTCAAAGCTAGTTGGGGTTGGCCCACGTgccatgctttaagaaatattggcatcgTTGGAGCCCCCCCACTACGATTTCCATGCTGTCTGACATAAAATCAGGGAGAGTGAAAACCGTAGGTTTTGATTTTTTTTATAGCCATTTGCCTGGACGAAattggggggaggggtaagagagaaGAAGAGGGTTTTTGGAGAATGGAGGTGATGGATGGAGTTAACACTgcagtgtggtgatgatggtttcTGGTGATTATTGTATGAGGGAAGTGGGAGAGTATGGGAGCAGGCTGGTATTCATGGGGTGGGAGTTAAGGGTGGTTTATAGGGAaagtgggtagtgtgtgtgtgtgtaatcatttCTAGTTGTCAGTTATCAACGGAATTAATTTTCATAGCCAGCtcttttagttcattccattttcccattaCTCGCAAGCTAACagcaaactttctaacatctttaCTTGAGATGTTACAAAGTTTTGATACTACTTGATTTACATGTGGTGTTAAATTTGAAAATACCATTGTAAAATTAGTAGTTTGAAACATTCGTCATACTCATAAACGTGTCATTTACAAAATACCATCATTCTCATACATACTATATTGGTCAAATATCAAAagatttgaaatttcgaattttgctttatatataaaatcctctctatatatttatttttacaaacATTCTCTCCAGGTGGATTTGGAGAGACTTTACACAACaactttaatattaataatattgtaTCTGCTATATAAGTTACTAAGCCAAATAACATAAATACTAGTAAATGTTTGTACACCTTGGATCCAATTTTAAGTGATCAGTTGAAAAATGATCTTAGTAGGATGATTAATAGACATCTATCCCCACAGGGATATTAATTCTACTAACCTCGTGAATTGGCCATCAGGCCATCTGAAGTTTCCACTCACTTATTTTCATGAACCATAAATATAAAGACATTGTTTTCCTCCTCACGCCTTTGTCCATTGTCCTGCctatatatttatacattataCTGCAGTGTTTATACTGTTGATAATGTGCTGATTTGATTCATAGCGGTATTTTTTGCAAACTGTGTTATTGAATACGACAGAATGAGTGAGATCAGTTATTCTAGCACGAAAAATTAATTTTCAACAGATCATTTTCCTGCTTTATTATGGCCAGTCGCTGTTTTGTTGACCTTGTCAACATTTTCAGTGGGAGAGTTCAGGTGAATATAATTTGGTTGGAGGAGCCTAATATGATACTGAGAGTGAGCTGAAGCACTAGGGGACAATAATCCCATATTTCTATATTCAAGATATTCAATATATCTTCATAAATTGAAGATATTCAACCCCACCAAAGACGTATTAATATTTTGTTACTTATTTCTTTTCAACTGCTTTTATATTAAGAACATTTTTAaacaataataaaatattaaaataatatttatatgaACAGAAATAGAAAAAATTAATAACTCAATTTTACATTTATTCGTAAAATAAGACATTTAGATAAAATAATGGAAGAAAAAACATTTATATGTGAAATAACGATTCTCATCTTAATGACTGAGAAACAATAAAGACATCATTTTCATTATTCATATATCTGAAATTAGAATATGCAGCAATGATACGGAGTCGCAATGGCATGCTACTAAGCTGTTTCCAGAAGAGAACAATAACAGTTATGAACATAGGTTAGAGGAATTATCTTTATCTGTAAAATAGTGTTTGTATGAAGGACAAACATTGATAATGTGATATTGTGGAGATATTATGGAGTCACAGCTTAGTCGGGGTGGTTTCTCATGCCTCCGGGGTAGTTTCTCTTGCCTCCGGGGTAGTTTCTCTTGCCTCCGGGGTAGTTTCTCTTGCCTCCGGGGTAGTTTCTCTTGCCTCCGGGGTAGTTTCTCTTGCCTCCGGGGTAGTTTCTCATGCCTCCTGGGTAGTTTCTCATGCCTCCGGGGTAGTTTCTCTTGCCTCCGGGGTAGTTTCTCTTGCCTCCGGGGTAGTTTCTCTTGCCTCCGGGGTAGTTTCTCTTGCCTCCGGGGTAGTTTCTCATGCCTCCTGGGTAGTTTCTCATGCCTCCGGGGTAGTTTCTCATGCCTCTGGGATAGTTTCTCATGCCTCCTGGGTAGTTTCTCATGCCTCCGGGGTAGTTTCTCTTGCCTCTGGGATAGTTTCTCATGCCTCCTGGGTAGTTTCTCATGCCTCCTGGGTAGTTTCTCATGCCTCCTGGGTAGTTTCTCATGCCTCCTGGGTAGTTTCTCATGCCTCCTGGGTAGTTTCTCATGTCTCCGGGGTAGTTTCTCTTGCCTCCGGGGTAGTTTCTCTTGCCTCTGGGATAGTTTCTCATGCCTCCTGGGTAGTTTCTCATGCCTCCTGGGTAGTTTCTCATGCCTCCTGGGTAATTTCTCATGCCTCCTGGGTAGTTTCTCATGCATCCTGGGTAGTTTCTCATGCCTCCGGGGTAGTTTCACATGCCTCCAGGGTAGTTTCTCTTGCCTCCTGGGTAGTTTCTCATGCCTCCGGGGTAGTTTCACATGCCTCCGGGGTAGTTTCTCTTGCCTCCGGGGTAGTTTCTCTTGCCTCCGGGGTAGTTTCTCTTGCCTCCGGGGTAGTTTCTCTTGCCACTGGGATAGTTTCTCATGCCTCCTGGGTAGTTTCTCATGCCTCCTGGGTAGTTTCTCATGCCTCCGGGGTAGTTTCTTATGCCTCCGGGGTAGTTTCTCTTGCCTCCGGGGTAGTTTCTCATCCCTCCTGGGTAGTTTCTCATGCCTCCTGGGTAGTTTCTCTTGCCTCCGGGGTAGTTTCTCTTGCCTCCGGGGTAGTTTCTCATGCCTCCTGGGTAGTTTCTCTTGCCTCCGGGGTAGTTTCACTTGCTTCCTGGGTAGTTTCACATGCCTCCGGGGTAGTTTCTCTTGCCTCCTGGGTAGTTTCTCTTGCCTCCGGGGTAGTTTCTCATGCCTCCGGGGTAGTTTCACATGCCTCCGGGGTAGTTTCTCTTGCCTCCGGGGTAGTTTCTCTTGCCTCCGGGGTAGTTTCTCTTGCCTCTGGGATAGTTTCTCATGCCTCCGGGGTAGTTTCACATGCCTCCGGGGTAGTTTCTCATGCCTCCGGGATAGTTTCTCATGCCTCCTGGGTAGTTTCTCATGCCTCCGGGGTAGTTTTTCATGCCTCCTGGGTAGTTTGTCATGCCTCCTGGGTAGTTTCTCATGCCTCCGGGGTAGTTTCTCTTGCCTCCGGGGTAGTTTCTCTTGCCTCCTGGGTAGTTTCTCTTGCCTCCGGGGTAGTTTCTCTTGCCTCCGGGGTAGTTTTTCATGCCTCCTGGGTAGTTTCTCATGCCTGTGGGGTAGTTTCTCTTGCCTCCGGGGTAGTTTCTCTTGCCTCCGGGGTAGTTTCTCTTGCCTCCTGGGTAGTTTCTCTTGCCTCCGGGGTAGTTTCTCTTGCCTCCGGGGTAGTTTCTCTTGCCTCCGGGGTAGTTTCTCATGCCTCCGGGGTAGTTTCTCTTGCCTCCTGGGTAGTTTCTCTTGCCTCCGGGGTAGTTTCTCTTGCCTCCGGGGTAGTTTCTCATGCCTCCGGGGTAGTTTCTCATGCCTCCGGGGTAGTTTCTCTTGCCTCCGGGGTAGTTTCTCCTGCCTCCGGGGTAGTTTCTCATGCCTCCGGGGTAGTTTCTCTTGCCTCCGTGGTAGTTTCTCTTGCCTCCGGGGTAGTTTCTCTTGCCTCCTGGGTAGTTTCACATGCCTCCGGGGTAGTTTCTCTTTCCTGGGGGGTAGTTTCTCTTGCCTCCTGGGTAGTTTTTCATGCCTCCTGGGTAGTTTCTCTTGCCTCCGGGGTAGTTTCACATGCCTCCGGGGTAGTTCCTCATGCCTCCGGGGTAGTTCCTCATGCCTCCGGGGTAGTTCCTCATGCCTCCGGGGTAGTTCCTCATGTGTCCGGGGTAGTTCCTCATGCCTCCGGGGTAGTTCCTCATGCCTCCGGGGTAGTTCCTCATGCCTCCGGGGTAGTTCCTCATGTGTCCGGGGTAGTTCCTCTTGCCTCCGGGGTAGTTTCTCATGCCTCCGGGGTAGTTTCTCATGCCTCCTGGGTAGTTTCTCATGCCTCCGGGGTAGTTTCTCTTGCCTCCGGGGTAGTTTCTCATGCCTCCTGGGTAGTTCCTCATGCCTCCGGGGTAGTTCCTCATGCCTCCGGGGTAGTTCCTCGTGCCTCCGGGGTAGTTCCTCATGCCTCCGGGGTAGTTCCTCATGCCTCCGGGGTAGTTCCTCATGCCTCCGGGGTAGTTCCTCATGTGTCCGGGGTAGTTCCTCATGCCTCCGGAGTTCAGCCTCTATTCTCGCCTCCACAACGTCGCAGGATGTTAAGTATTATTTCCCACTCTATAGATCTTAGcatttatttaaatattcatCCAGTCCTCTTAAGatttcccagcgtcaagaaactgtcgtgctaAAGTACCCCTATGCTAACCTACCAGAATACCcaaaaatagaaaacgggacagtatgtcaatttcgcgagccgctaccatttttcaGCACAATAATTTATTACTTTtgaatatacgtcaaaatgcggcgttctattaggaggacgggttgtaaatATTAGTGTATTTAGATTTTGACATATAGGGAAGGTGTTCAGTTAACAGATTTGCATTTTGGGTACATCCTTTTGGATTCAGAGGCACATGGAGTGTATAGGAAACTTAGATGCAGTGATGGTGGCAGAAATCAGGAAAAACAGTTACAGTGAtgaggaagatggtgaaggtgaaTGGGGAATACGGCGAGATTATACGTGGGTGATGCTGGGATGGAGTATTTTGATGgagatggtgagtgtgtgagtagtgggagatggtgagtgtgtgagtagtgggagatggtgagtgtgtgagtagtGGGAGACGGTGAGTGTGGgagatggtgagtgtgtgagtagtgggagatggtgagtgtgtgagtactgggagatggtgagtgtgtgagtagtgggagatggtgagtgtgtaagtagtgggagatggtgagtgtgtgagtagtgggagatggtgagtgtgtgagtagtgggagatggtgagtgtgtgagtagtgggagatggtgagtgtgtaagtagtgggagatggtgagtgtgagagtagtgggagatggtgagtgtgtgagtagtGGGAGACGGTGAGTGTGGgagatggtgagtgtgtgagtagtgggagatggtgagtgtgtgagtagtgggagatggtgagtgtgtgagtagtgggagatggtgagtgtgtgagtagtgggacatggtgagtgtgtgagtagtgggagatggtgagtgtgtgagtattgagagatggtgagtgtgtgagtagtgggagatggtgagtgtgtgagtagtgggagatggtgagtgtgtgagtagtgggagatggtgagtgtgtgagtagtgggagat
This genomic interval carries:
- the LOC138366627 gene encoding ctenidin-3-like, producing MRNYPGCMRNYPGGMRNYPGGMRNYPGGMRNYPGGMRNYPRGKRNYPGGKRNYPGDMRNYPGGMRNYPGGMRNYPGGMRNYPGGMRNYPGGMRNYPRGKRNYPGGMRNYPGGMRNYPRGMRNYPGGMRNYPGGMRNYPGGKRNYPGGKRNYPGGKRNYPGGKRNYPGGMRNYPGGMRNYPGGKRNYPGGKRNYPGGKRNYPGGKRNYPGGKRNYPGGMRNHPD
- the LOC138366628 gene encoding uncharacterized protein translates to MRNYPGGKRNYPGGKRNYPGGMRNYPGGMRNYPGGKRNYPGGIRNYPGGMRNYPGGMRNYPGGMRNYPSGKRNYPGGKRNYPGGKRNYPGGKRNYPGGM